The Bradyrhizobium sp. WSM471 genome includes the window TCATGGCTTCTTCGCGCGGTGTGCCGGCGTGAATGGATTCGATGGCGAATTCCACCAGCATGATCGCGTTCTTGGTGACGATGCCCATCAGCATCAGGATGCCGATCCACACCGGTGTCGTGAGCTGCTTGCCGGTGATCAGCAGGGCCGCGATCGCGCCGCCGATCGAGAGCGGCAGCGAGAACAGAATGGTGATCGGCTGCAGGAAGGTGCCGAACAGCAGCACCAGCACGGCGTAGACCATCATCAGGCCCGCCGTGATCGCGGTAGCGAAGCCTTCGGACAGTTCGTTCAGGCTTTCGGCGTCGCCAGAGGGGGAGACCTTCACGCCCTTCGGCCGGCTCTTCATGACCGGAAGGTCGTAGATCTTCTTGGTGGCGTCGCCGAGCGCGGCGGAGCCGACGAGATCGGCTGCGACGGTGGCCTGTCGTTCGCGATCGTAACGGTTGATGCTGGTCGGCCCCTGGTCGAGCTTGACGTCGGCGATGACGGAGAGCGGCACGCCGCCTTTCTCGCCATGCTCGCCGAGCGGCACGCGCAACTGTTCGAGCGTCTTCAGATTGCCGCGCGCGGCATCCTCGAGCTGCACGCGGATCGGCACCAGACGGTCGCCGACGTCGAACTTGGCGAGCGCGGGGCCGACGTCGCCGATGGTGGCGACGCGGATGGTCTGCGACAGGCTTTCGGTCGAGACGCCGAGCCGTGCGGCGAGATCGGCACGCGGTTCGACGCGCAGCTCGGGTCGCTCCAGCGTGGTTTCCGAGATCACGTTGGAGATGGTGGGAATCCGCTTCATCTGCGTCGCGAGTTCGCTGGCGACGTTGTTGACGATGTTGGCGTCGGCGCCGGTCACGACCAGCGAGATGGCGCGCAGGCCGTTCTCGTCGAGGAACCAGAAGCGGATGTCCGGAATGTTCTCCAGCTCCTGGCTGATCGAGAATTCGAGCTCGCGCTGGGTGATGTCGCGGCTGTCCTTGGGCGTGTAGTTGATGATCAAGGCGGCGCGCCGGACTTCCTGGGTCCCCGGTGGAACGCGGCCGCCGTCGACGAAGATGCTCTTCACCTCGGGTCGCTTGCGCAGGCGCGCCACGATGTCTTCGGTGACTTTTTCAGTGTAGGCGAGCTGGGTGCCTGGCGGCAGCTCGAGGGCAACCAGCGAGCGCGAGCTGTCCTGCGCCGGCAGGAAACCCTGAGGCAGCAGCGTGATGCTCCAGATCGAGGCGGCGAAGACGCCGAAGCCGACCAGCACCGTAATGAAATAGTGCTTCACCGACCAGGCCACGAGCCTGTGATAGGACCGCAGCACGCGGCCGGGCGGCGGCTCCTGGTGATTGCTATGTTTGAGGAAGTAGGCGGCGAGCACCGGCGTGACGAAGCGCGCCGCGAGCAGCGAGAAGAACACCTGCACCGAGACGGTGATGCCGAACTGCTTGAAGAACTGTCCGGCGATGCCCGACATGAAGCTCGCGGGTGCGAAGATCGCGATGATCGTCAGCGAGATCGCGATCACCGCGAGGCCGATCTCGTCGGCGGCTTCCAGGGCGGCACGATAGGGCGATTTGCCCATGTTCATGTGCCTGACGATGTTCTCGATCTCGACGATAGCGTCGTCGACCAGAATACCAGTCGACAGCGTAATGGCGAGGAAGCTGACGAGGTTGAGCGAGAAGCCGAGCAGGTCCATCGCCCAGAACGCCGGGAAGATCGACAACGGCAGCGAGATCGCGGCGATGATGGTGGCGCGCAGGTCGCGCAGGAACAACAACACGATGACGACGGCGAGGATGGCGCCTTCGAACAGTGTCGAGATCGCCGCGTGGTAATTGCCGTTGGTATATTCGACCGAGGTGTCGATCACCTTCAGGTCGACGTCGGGATAGGTGGCCTTGAGCGTGTCGATGCGCTTCTGCACGGCCTCGGCGACCTTCACGTCGCTGGCACCCTTGGAGCGCTTGATGCCGAGCGCGACGATCGGCTCGCCGTTGAAGCGGGCGAAGGTGCGGCGGTCTGCGATGGTGTCGGTGACGGTGCCGAGATCGTCGAGCCGGACCTCGCCGCCGCCGAACAGCGGAATCATGGTGCCGGCGAGGTCGCTCAGCGTCTTGGCGCCGGCGAGGGTGCGGATCGCCTGGTCGTTCTTGCCGATCTCGGCGCGGCCGCCGGCGACGTCGACATTGGTGCCGCGCAGGCTCTGGCTGACATTGACGGCCGTCAGCCCCATCGACTGCAGGCGGTCGGGATCGAGCGAGACCAGGATCTCGCGCTCGACACCGCCGATGCGCTCGACCTGGGCGACGCCGCGCACGCCCTGCAGCGCGCGCTTGACCACGTCGTCAACGAAATAGGAGAGCTGCTCCGGCGTCTTGCCCGGCGAGATCGCGGCGTAGGTAACGATCGGCAGGCCGATGACGTCGACGCGCTGGATCAGCGGCTCGGTGACGTTCTGCGGCAGGTTCGAGCGCACGCGCGTCACCGCGTCCTTGACGTCGTTGAGCGCGCGGTCGGTGTTGGTTTCCAGCGCGAACTGGATCGTCGTCACCGACAAGCCGTCGGTGATCTGCGAGGTAATGTGCCTGACGCCTTCGACGCCGGAGACGGCGTCTTCAACCGTCTTGGTGACCTGGGATTCGAGCTCGGCGGGTGCCGCGCCGAACTGCGATACCG containing:
- a CDS encoding efflux RND transporter permease subunit, producing MALNISAWSIRNPLPSVVFSIILLILGWVSFTKLAVTRLPSADIPVISVAVSQFGAAPAELESQVTKTVEDAVSGVEGVRHITSQITDGLSVTTIQFALETNTDRALNDVKDAVTRVRSNLPQNVTEPLIQRVDVIGLPIVTYAAISPGKTPEQLSYFVDDVVKRALQGVRGVAQVERIGGVEREILVSLDPDRLQSMGLTAVNVSQSLRGTNVDVAGGRAEIGKNDQAIRTLAGAKTLSDLAGTMIPLFGGGEVRLDDLGTVTDTIADRRTFARFNGEPIVALGIKRSKGASDVKVAEAVQKRIDTLKATYPDVDLKVIDTSVEYTNGNYHAAISTLFEGAILAVVIVLLFLRDLRATIIAAISLPLSIFPAFWAMDLLGFSLNLVSFLAITLSTGILVDDAIVEIENIVRHMNMGKSPYRAALEAADEIGLAVIAISLTIIAIFAPASFMSGIAGQFFKQFGITVSVQVFFSLLAARFVTPVLAAYFLKHSNHQEPPPGRVLRSYHRLVAWSVKHYFITVLVGFGVFAASIWSITLLPQGFLPAQDSSRSLVALELPPGTQLAYTEKVTEDIVARLRKRPEVKSIFVDGGRVPPGTQEVRRAALIINYTPKDSRDITQRELEFSISQELENIPDIRFWFLDENGLRAISLVVTGADANIVNNVASELATQMKRIPTISNVISETTLERPELRVEPRADLAARLGVSTESLSQTIRVATIGDVGPALAKFDVGDRLVPIRVQLEDAARGNLKTLEQLRVPLGEHGEKGGVPLSVIADVKLDQGPTSINRYDRERQATVAADLVGSAALGDATKKIYDLPVMKSRPKGVKVSPSGDAESLNELSEGFATAITAGLMMVYAVLVLLFGTFLQPITILFSLPLSIGGAIAALLITGKQLTTPVWIGILMLMGIVTKNAIMLVEFAIESIHAGTPREEAMIDAGMKRARPIVMTTIAMAAGMMPSALAVGAGGEFRSPMALAVIGGLIFSTILSLVFVPAMFMVMDDLGALIWRFAKRLVVHSEDAEDAGHHEAAPVGAAPGPQNIVHPAAE